In Blastopirellula sp. J2-11, a single genomic region encodes these proteins:
- the ctaD gene encoding cytochrome c oxidase subunit I — protein MAIAETEQSSAASPLVTQLHGWVTTVDHKRIGILYILMSLFFLVVGGVEALLIRLQLWAPNNTLIGPDTFNQLFTMHGTTMIFFVVMPMLSGFANYLVPLMIGCRDVAFPRLNALGFWLALFGGCILYTSYFTGDALYGLGSAPDVGWFAYAPLTSPAYARGGSVDYWILGTLVSGVGTLTFAVNLIATILTMRAPGMKLNQVPLFVWMMLVDAGLIIVAFPPLTAAQIMLLLDRYAGAHFFDTQAGGSALLWQHLFWFFGHPEVYIMALPAFGIISEIVPVFSRKVIFGYASMAAATAAIGFISLGVWAHHMFTVGLDDRLDAFFSAASFLIAVPTGIKIFNWTATLYGGRLQLRTPMLFALGFLGMFLIGGLTGIMLATVPVDWQVSDSYFLVAHFHYVLFGGSLFALMGGCYYWFPKATGKMLSETLGAWHFWLLFIGFNLLFGPMHIAGIMGMPRRVYTYEAGQGWDFWNQLSTVGAFIMGIGFLIFFINLVLSLRSGKKAGDDPWDAWTLEWATSSPPASYNFEQIPTVRSRRPLWDLKHPEDPDWKYE, from the coding sequence ATGGCGATCGCCGAAACAGAACAATCGAGCGCGGCCTCGCCGCTGGTGACGCAACTGCATGGTTGGGTGACGACGGTCGATCACAAGCGGATCGGCATTCTGTACATCTTGATGAGCCTTTTCTTTTTGGTGGTCGGCGGCGTCGAGGCGCTCCTCATTCGTTTGCAGCTGTGGGCGCCCAATAACACGCTGATCGGCCCCGATACGTTCAACCAGCTGTTTACGATGCACGGCACGACGATGATCTTCTTCGTTGTGATGCCGATGCTTTCCGGCTTCGCCAACTATCTGGTGCCGCTGATGATCGGCTGCCGCGACGTCGCTTTTCCACGTTTGAACGCACTTGGCTTTTGGTTGGCCCTCTTCGGCGGGTGCATCCTGTACACCAGCTACTTTACCGGCGATGCGCTGTATGGACTTGGCTCGGCGCCCGACGTTGGTTGGTTCGCTTACGCTCCGCTCACTTCGCCTGCCTACGCGCGCGGCGGCAGCGTCGACTATTGGATTTTGGGAACGCTGGTCAGCGGCGTCGGCACGCTGACCTTTGCGGTCAACCTGATCGCCACCATCCTGACGATGCGAGCGCCAGGGATGAAGCTGAATCAGGTTCCGCTGTTCGTCTGGATGATGCTGGTCGACGCCGGGCTGATTATCGTCGCATTTCCTCCGCTCACAGCGGCGCAGATCATGCTGCTGTTGGATCGTTACGCCGGCGCCCACTTTTTTGATACTCAGGCTGGCGGATCGGCGCTGTTATGGCAGCACTTGTTTTGGTTCTTCGGGCATCCCGAGGTCTATATCATGGCGTTGCCGGCGTTCGGGATCATCTCCGAAATCGTGCCGGTCTTTTCGCGTAAAGTAATCTTCGGCTACGCATCGATGGCGGCCGCGACTGCGGCGATTGGCTTTATCAGCTTGGGCGTTTGGGCGCATCACATGTTTACGGTCGGGCTCGACGATCGCTTGGATGCGTTCTTTTCGGCCGCCAGCTTTTTGATCGCGGTGCCGACCGGCATCAAAATTTTCAACTGGACCGCGACGCTCTACGGCGGACGACTACAGCTACGGACGCCGATGTTGTTCGCACTCGGTTTTCTCGGCATGTTTTTGATCGGCGGATTGACCGGCATCATGTTGGCGACGGTCCCCGTCGACTGGCAAGTTTCGGACAGCTACTTTTTGGTCGCGCACTTTCACTATGTGCTGTTCGGCGGAAGTCTATTCGCGCTGATGGGAGGCTGCTATTACTGGTTCCCGAAAGCGACCGGCAAGATGCTCAGCGAGACGCTGGGCGCCTGGCATTTTTGGCTGCTGTTTATTGGATTCAATTTGCTGTTTGGGCCGATGCACATCGCCGGCATCATGGGCATGCCGCGGCGCGTGTACACCTATGAAGCAGGCCAAGGTTGGGATTTTTGGAATCAACTTTCGACGGTTGGCGCCTTTATCATGGGGATCGGCTTCCTGATCTTCTTTATCAACCTGGTTCTCTCGCTGCGGTCAGGCAAGAAGGCCGGCGATGATCCGTGGGACGCTTGGACCCTGGAATGGGCGACCAGCAGCCCGCCGGCGTCTTATAACTTTGAACAAATCCCCACGGTACGCAGCCGGCGACCGCTATGGGATCTGAAACATCCGGAAGATCCGGACTGGAAATATGAATAA
- the coxB gene encoding cytochrome c oxidase subunit II, with translation MMRWPLALALVALSPLLLAAQTPEMFDPASPDATEIRELFYLVLAITTLIFVLVGGALAYFIYRFRDPPGAPRDDSEPPQVYGSQPIEIAWTLAPTLIVLVLSLVVIRSVIAMRSEPPTEGTLRVRAVGHQWWWEFEYPEFGFTTANELVIPTSDADAPTPVYLQLESADVIHSFWVPKLAGKTDLVPAKTNRMRLEANSAGIYEGRCAEYCGTQHAKMLLRVTAVSPAEFEKWVAEQQRSAVVAASVDAGRQIFMDQACANCHTIRGEPAIGKFGPDLTHLMSRHTIASGVLENNRTNLADWLTNPDQAKPGSRMPNMRLSPTEVKQLVDYLMTLE, from the coding sequence ATGATGCGCTGGCCTCTTGCCTTGGCGCTGGTGGCGCTCTCGCCGCTGCTCTTAGCGGCGCAAACCCCAGAAATGTTTGACCCGGCGAGTCCCGACGCTACCGAAATTCGAGAGCTTTTCTATCTGGTGCTGGCGATCACAACGCTCATCTTTGTCCTAGTCGGCGGAGCGCTCGCCTATTTCATCTATCGCTTTCGAGATCCGCCGGGCGCTCCTCGCGATGATAGCGAACCGCCGCAGGTTTACGGCAGCCAACCAATTGAAATCGCCTGGACGCTGGCCCCCACGTTGATCGTGCTTGTGCTCAGTTTGGTGGTGATTCGCTCGGTCATCGCGATGCGATCCGAGCCGCCGACCGAAGGGACCTTGCGCGTCCGCGCTGTCGGCCATCAGTGGTGGTGGGAGTTTGAATATCCCGAGTTTGGATTTACGACCGCCAATGAGCTGGTCATTCCGACTTCCGACGCCGACGCGCCGACGCCCGTTTATCTGCAGTTGGAATCGGCGGATGTGATTCATAGCTTTTGGGTGCCGAAATTGGCGGGCAAGACCGACTTGGTTCCGGCGAAGACGAACCGCATGCGGCTCGAAGCCAATTCGGCCGGAATCTATGAAGGTCGCTGCGCCGAATACTGCGGCACGCAACATGCAAAAATGTTGCTCCGCGTGACCGCCGTTTCGCCAGCCGAGTTTGAAAAATGGGTCGCTGAGCAACAGCGTAGCGCTGTGGTCGCCGCGTCGGTCGACGCAGGTCGGCAGATCTTTATGGATCAGGCCTGCGCCAATTGTCATACGATTCGCGGAGAACCGGCGATCGGCAAGTTTGGCCCTGATCTGACGCACCTGATGAGCCGCCATACGATCGCCTCCGGCGTTCTGGAAAACAATCGCACGAATCTGGCCGACTGGTTAACCAATCCCGATCAGGCGAAGCCAGGGAGCCGGATGCCGAACATGCGGCTCAGCCCGACAGAAGTGAAACAGTTGGTCGACTATTTGATGACGTTGGAATAA
- a CDS encoding 2'-5' RNA ligase family protein — MTRTFVTDFVSIDPSPEWAVKLRAYKDDVRQLVGDQTYLDDPPHMTAYLARFPEGVEIDETIAEVAGQFAPLKTELAGWHVLEADPWTGERTLTIRVSESSQQAIRNLQTKIAASICDQRDREATQQHYRAVLPNFTPLQRESIEQTGFPFAGEDWQPQFTIASIRKSDWKRVADTLLLQPPSGQSVCSSVTHYRIIDGETYPLQRYELR, encoded by the coding sequence ATGACTCGCACTTTCGTCACTGACTTCGTCTCGATCGACCCCAGTCCAGAATGGGCGGTGAAGTTGCGCGCCTATAAAGACGACGTTCGACAGTTGGTTGGCGACCAGACCTATCTTGACGATCCGCCCCACATGACCGCCTATCTGGCCCGCTTTCCGGAAGGGGTTGAAATTGACGAAACGATCGCCGAGGTCGCAGGCCAATTCGCTCCGCTTAAGACGGAGCTGGCCGGCTGGCACGTGCTGGAAGCAGACCCTTGGACCGGTGAGCGCACGTTGACGATTCGCGTCAGTGAAAGTTCGCAACAAGCGATCCGAAATCTGCAAACCAAGATTGCGGCTTCAATTTGCGATCAACGCGATCGCGAAGCGACTCAGCAGCACTACCGCGCTGTGCTGCCGAATTTCACTCCCTTGCAGCGAGAATCGATCGAGCAAACCGGCTTTCCCTTTGCCGGCGAAGATTGGCAGCCGCAGTTTACCATCGCATCCATTCGCAAATCGGATTGGAAACGGGTCGCTGATACGTTGCTGCTTCAGCCCCCCTCGGGGCAATCGGTCTGCAGCAGCGTAACGCACTATCGTATTATCGACGGCGAGACCTATCCGCTGCAGCGTTACGAACTTCGCTGA
- a CDS encoding pentapeptide repeat-containing protein: protein MNSQPGGAIFTETRRASRAPYNEGVLAPASLAELRRRHPNFSGDWSHLARLEAELALETGSVERFARWNRWRLEQPAVDNPRFEPVHLEGASYRRADFRGANLDGAFFCQAQLAGCDLREVSGKQANFQNVNFARADLSRTDFTGAQLTDADLSGVVAVAAHWKQADFSGAQLTEADCRHCGLQGAQLANARMPRINLTGADCSGAQLRLADLNEGTLEQTNFAGADLDEANLHYANGHNANFADAKLDNADLTGSSCLGANFTRASFHGAILRQANLGRCQLTSVQGLLLDETFLAGDEFTSQAKDPWNTLLKTYTWRRLPIMAAWMLLFFAPFLLRPSIPTPREMIEPTPDASFLQLQEAAKKLPLQSPEFERFAVDRYYALLPRIASAENWPMQFWLVLGGAEGLIFWLGTILIVAAIWQRGILNFYVARLRQKAKMFRRTPSLAEYCGQFHGPAEEDQGGAVAAIYHWLAGHLTERVRMTGGDIVRFRPRRLFALPSWIHQILSRWKKLWNKMLPDWVKTPPPASLAEVFGVYRMHRVNRMLIWASFTLIAFVWLRLAAMAYLGM from the coding sequence ATGAATTCTCAGCCCGGAGGCGCTATTTTCACCGAAACTCGCCGAGCGTCCAGAGCGCCCTACAACGAAGGGGTGCTGGCGCCAGCGAGTTTGGCCGAATTGCGCCGGCGACATCCCAATTTTAGCGGCGATTGGTCCCATCTGGCTCGGCTCGAGGCCGAACTTGCCCTCGAAACTGGCTCGGTGGAGCGATTTGCTCGCTGGAATCGCTGGCGATTAGAGCAACCGGCCGTCGACAATCCCCGCTTCGAGCCGGTCCATTTAGAAGGAGCTTCCTACCGCCGCGCTGATTTTAGGGGCGCCAATCTCGACGGCGCCTTCTTTTGTCAGGCTCAACTTGCCGGCTGCGATTTGCGGGAAGTTAGTGGAAAACAGGCAAATTTTCAGAACGTGAACTTTGCTCGGGCCGATCTCTCCCGCACTGACTTTACCGGCGCCCAACTGACCGACGCCGATCTTTCTGGCGTAGTCGCGGTCGCCGCCCATTGGAAACAGGCAGATTTTTCCGGCGCTCAACTGACCGAAGCCGACTGCCGTCATTGCGGTCTTCAAGGGGCGCAACTTGCGAACGCTCGCATGCCGCGAATCAATCTGACTGGCGCCGACTGTAGCGGCGCTCAGCTTCGACTGGCCGATCTTAATGAAGGGACGCTCGAACAAACCAACTTTGCGGGGGCCGACCTGGACGAAGCGAACCTGCACTACGCCAACGGCCACAACGCCAATTTTGCCGACGCCAAGCTGGATAACGCCGATCTGACCGGTTCCTCCTGTCTGGGCGCTAATTTTACTCGGGCCAGCTTTCATGGCGCGATCCTGCGACAAGCCAACCTGGGCAGATGCCAATTGACTTCGGTCCAAGGCCTACTGCTAGATGAAACCTTTCTGGCCGGTGACGAGTTCACCTCCCAAGCGAAAGATCCCTGGAACACGCTGCTGAAGACCTACACCTGGCGGCGATTGCCGATCATGGCGGCCTGGATGCTGTTGTTTTTCGCGCCGTTTTTGCTTCGTCCTTCGATCCCCACGCCGCGGGAAATGATCGAACCAACGCCGGACGCCAGTTTTTTGCAACTGCAGGAAGCCGCGAAGAAACTGCCGCTCCAATCACCCGAATTTGAGCGATTTGCGGTCGATCGCTACTACGCACTGTTACCGCGGATCGCGTCGGCCGAGAATTGGCCCATGCAGTTTTGGCTGGTCCTGGGGGGCGCCGAAGGCTTGATCTTTTGGCTAGGAACCATCCTGATCGTCGCCGCAATCTGGCAACGTGGAATCCTCAACTTCTACGTCGCTCGACTACGGCAAAAAGCGAAGATGTTTCGCCGAACTCCTTCTCTGGCCGAATATTGCGGTCAGTTTCACGGCCCTGCCGAAGAAGACCAAGGAGGCGCGGTCGCGGCCATTTATCATTGGCTCGCAGGTCACCTGACCGAGCGAGTCCGGATGACCGGAGGCGACATCGTTCGATTTCGCCCACGGCGACTTTTCGCGCTGCCGAGTTGGATCCACCAGATCTTGTCGCGATGGAAAAAACTGTGGAACAAGATGCTTCCCGACTGGGTCAAAACGCCCCCCCCGGCGTCACTCGCCGAAGTTTTTGGCGTTTATCGGATGCATCGCGTCAATCGGATGTTGATCTGGGCCAGTTTCACGCTGATCGCATTCGTCTGGCTCCGCCTGGCCGCGATGGCCTATCTCGGAATGTAG
- a CDS encoding ABC-F family ATP-binding cassette domain-containing protein yields MTPLIQIQNVVKRFGHKVLLDGASASLIEGQKVGMIGRNGAGKSTLCRAILGDEELEKGDVILHPKLRLGYLRQHDPFEEGETVVGFLMRDSGQPDWKCGEVAGQFEIKGAMLESPVRQLSGGWQTRVKLTALLLHDPNYLLLDEPTNFLDLRTQMLLERFLLDFRGGVMVVSHDRAFLKQTCTHTLELARGKLQMFPGDVDAYLIVQEERKEHDQRVNASVKAKQKQLQRFIDKNRAAASTASQARSKAKQLDRLQLVEIEESDALAYVRVPIVERRRGTVVRCDNMVIGYPDKKIADEVTLDIEHGSRIGVVGDNGQGKTTLLRTLVGSIEPLDGDVKWGHHADVGVYAQHVYTTLPQNETVEDYLRSAADPDVSTQQVLNVAGSFLFRGDDVKKKVKVLSGGERARLCLAGLLLGKHNVLILDEPGNHLDVETVESLVQALESYNGTIIFTSHDRYFMKSVATNIVEVRDGQVIHFPDDYDHYVYRLNQEIDEEGGGAKGSKSPGGGDHHSVGGDRSDRRDRNKQLRTMRKDLQKIEVKIAKMDDEKKAINAQLMKLTDPKEAQKTHEQLLAISQELEQLEEQWLALNEELMEADGY; encoded by the coding sequence GTGACTCCGCTGATCCAGATACAAAACGTCGTCAAACGATTTGGCCATAAGGTATTGCTTGATGGGGCGAGCGCATCGCTGATCGAGGGGCAAAAGGTAGGGATGATCGGTCGCAACGGCGCCGGCAAGTCAACTTTGTGTCGCGCGATCTTGGGAGATGAGGAGCTGGAAAAAGGGGACGTGATTCTCCACCCCAAGCTCCGGCTCGGCTATTTGCGGCAGCACGATCCGTTTGAAGAAGGGGAAACCGTCGTCGGCTTTCTGATGCGCGACAGCGGCCAGCCTGACTGGAAATGTGGCGAAGTCGCCGGCCAGTTCGAGATCAAAGGAGCGATGCTGGAGTCTCCCGTTCGGCAGCTCTCTGGCGGATGGCAGACCCGCGTCAAACTGACCGCGCTGCTGCTGCACGATCCCAACTATCTGTTGCTCGACGAACCGACCAACTTTCTTGACTTGCGGACGCAAATGTTGCTCGAGCGTTTCTTGCTCGATTTCCGCGGCGGCGTCATGGTCGTTTCGCACGATCGGGCCTTTTTGAAGCAGACCTGTACGCACACGTTGGAATTGGCGCGCGGCAAGTTGCAAATGTTCCCCGGCGATGTCGACGCTTATCTCATTGTGCAGGAAGAACGCAAAGAGCACGATCAGCGCGTCAACGCTTCGGTCAAAGCGAAGCAAAAACAGTTGCAGCGGTTTATCGATAAAAACCGAGCCGCCGCCAGCACCGCGAGCCAGGCCCGCAGCAAAGCGAAGCAGCTGGATCGACTGCAGTTGGTCGAAATTGAAGAATCGGATGCGTTGGCCTACGTTCGGGTGCCGATCGTCGAGCGCCGTCGCGGCACGGTCGTTCGTTGCGACAACATGGTGATCGGCTACCCCGACAAAAAGATCGCCGATGAAGTGACCTTGGATATCGAGCATGGCTCACGGATCGGCGTGGTTGGCGACAACGGTCAAGGAAAGACGACGCTGCTGCGAACGTTGGTCGGATCGATCGAGCCGCTGGATGGGGATGTGAAGTGGGGGCATCACGCCGATGTCGGCGTCTACGCCCAACACGTCTATACGACGCTGCCACAAAATGAAACGGTCGAAGACTATCTGCGCAGCGCCGCTGATCCGGACGTCAGCACCCAGCAAGTGCTGAATGTCGCCGGCAGTTTTCTGTTCCGCGGTGATGATGTCAAAAAGAAAGTCAAGGTCCTCAGCGGTGGTGAGCGTGCCCGACTTTGCTTGGCGGGTCTGCTGCTAGGCAAGCACAACGTTCTGATCCTCGACGAACCAGGCAACCATTTGGATGTCGAAACGGTGGAGTCGCTGGTCCAGGCGCTGGAGTCGTATAACGGCACGATCATTTTCACCAGCCATGATCGCTACTTTATGAAAAGCGTCGCGACCAATATTGTGGAAGTCCGGGATGGCCAGGTGATTCATTTCCCCGACGACTACGACCACTACGTCTATCGCTTGAACCAAGAGATTGACGAAGAAGGGGGGGGCGCCAAAGGAAGTAAATCGCCCGGCGGCGGCGACCATCACAGCGTCGGCGGAGATCGCAGCGATCGCCGCGACCGCAACAAACAGCTGCGCACGATGCGAAAAGATCTGCAAAAGATCGAGGTCAAGATCGCGAAGATGGACGATGAGAAAAAGGCGATCAATGCCCAATTGATGAAGCTGACCGACCCCAAAGAAGCGCAAAAGACGCACGAACAATTGCTCGCCATATCGCAGGAACTAGAGCAGTTAGAAGAACAGTGGCTGGCGCTCAATGAAGAGCTGATGGAAGCGGACGGGTATTAA
- a CDS encoding type II toxin-antitoxin system RelE/ParE family toxin, producing the protein MSARVFWDVRAQNDLAMIVDYIAFDQQSPQNDELLLDMIQNKIELYATSPLLGEIRNDLGPELRIFSVHSIVVVYAVIPSGIVIERVIHAARDFPRLFGK; encoded by the coding sequence GTGAGCGCTCGCGTTTTCTGGGACGTTCGAGCGCAGAACGATCTGGCGATGATCGTCGATTACATCGCGTTCGATCAACAGAGTCCTCAGAACGACGAATTACTTCTCGATATGATTCAAAATAAGATCGAACTCTACGCAACTTCGCCGCTCTTGGGGGAAATTCGCAACGATCTCGGCCCTGAGCTGCGGATATTCTCAGTGCATTCCATCGTGGTGGTCTATGCGGTCATTCCGAGCGGAATCGTGATTGAGCGAGTGATCCACGCGGCGCGAGATTTCCCCCGACTTTTCGGAAAGTAA
- a CDS encoding diguanylate cyclase domain-containing protein translates to MDTDSSADFGVDPGESTDHRFGALQQLLLRTEEIDDEALVAAALEQQNQLVQVRLGVASSLFTALKAKHPPTAAHSLRVATSISTWAAVRGNSHSERDELEVAALLHDVGKLAVPDYLLAKPGKLNDEELALMDEHHAAGVEIIEHCCSDAGIMAVIRHAGAWFDGSKRAFPLCGDDIPRGARMLAIVDAFDSMITDQVYRRARSKDRALAELFAYAGSQFDPELVSDFCTFQMRFSNKLQHDVAQQWLRDLSPDQSNSHWDHIIPQRIDRPNQLLNLFHENLFRNVHDGLIYVGADLKILRWNHATETLTGLSAESVLNRNWSPKLVGMGDSSGRFLPEREDPLAASIQSGLQSVLRLTIRDAQGEYSAITAHISPVITEDGIGRGATLQLCDASGIQRLEEQLRSLHVKATRDPLTSLANRSELDRALNEMVRKHSGSNRPCSLIICDLDFFKRINDNYGHQAGDDALVSFASHLKRHALPGDIAARYGGEEFVLVCGHCDMKTAAQRAEAIRQEVASTAQPSLGGKNLNASFGVTELQEGDTPESMLNRADRALLQAKELGRNMVIQLGSGRDAPEKRERRNWWSALFAHRSPDALVERTMTTRAPLKMVWEKLRGFLTDHVAEVVDTSEQQLTLAFDGDTFGITRRNSDRGAALVMSIRPREQQDERGMTSTVIEVSVAPRRSRDRRRSDALQRARQLMASLQSYLMVHDFSEGVVGAEKEAPTLWDRVAAKFKKPPTDDRR, encoded by the coding sequence ATGGACACTGATTCATCCGCCGATTTCGGCGTTGATCCCGGAGAGTCAACCGATCATCGCTTTGGAGCGCTCCAGCAGTTGCTGCTGCGCACTGAAGAAATTGATGACGAAGCGCTTGTCGCCGCAGCTTTAGAACAACAAAACCAACTGGTTCAGGTGCGACTGGGAGTCGCCAGCAGTCTGTTTACCGCGCTCAAAGCGAAACATCCCCCGACTGCCGCTCATTCGCTGCGCGTCGCGACCAGCATCTCGACCTGGGCGGCGGTACGTGGAAACTCCCACTCGGAAAGAGACGAACTGGAAGTCGCCGCATTGCTGCATGACGTCGGTAAGCTGGCGGTGCCGGACTATCTCCTCGCCAAACCGGGCAAACTGAACGACGAAGAACTGGCGCTGATGGATGAACATCACGCCGCCGGCGTTGAGATCATCGAACATTGCTGCTCTGACGCCGGAATTATGGCGGTGATCCGACATGCGGGCGCCTGGTTCGACGGCAGCAAACGCGCCTTCCCCCTTTGCGGCGACGATATTCCGCGCGGCGCACGAATGCTGGCGATCGTCGATGCGTTCGATTCGATGATCACCGATCAGGTCTATCGCCGGGCGCGCAGCAAAGATCGCGCCTTGGCCGAGTTGTTCGCTTACGCCGGATCGCAGTTCGATCCTGAATTGGTGAGCGACTTCTGCACGTTCCAAATGCGTTTCTCGAACAAACTCCAGCACGACGTCGCCCAACAATGGCTGCGCGATTTGTCGCCGGATCAGTCGAATTCGCACTGGGATCACATCATTCCCCAGCGAATCGATCGTCCCAATCAATTGCTGAACCTATTCCATGAGAACCTGTTTCGCAACGTTCACGACGGGCTGATCTACGTCGGCGCCGATCTGAAAATCTTACGTTGGAACCATGCGACGGAAACGTTGACCGGATTGTCGGCCGAATCGGTTTTGAATCGAAATTGGTCGCCAAAACTTGTCGGTATGGGAGACTCTTCTGGTCGCTTCTTGCCCGAACGAGAAGATCCGCTGGCCGCGTCGATTCAAAGCGGGCTGCAGTCGGTGTTGCGACTGACGATCCGTGATGCGCAAGGAGAGTACTCGGCGATCACCGCACACATTTCGCCGGTCATCACCGAAGATGGGATTGGACGCGGCGCCACGCTGCAGCTTTGTGACGCCAGCGGTATTCAGCGTCTGGAAGAACAGCTTCGCTCGTTGCACGTCAAAGCGACGCGCGATCCGCTGACGAGCTTGGCGAATCGATCCGAATTGGATCGTGCGTTGAATGAAATGGTCCGCAAGCATAGCGGATCGAACCGTCCGTGCAGCCTGATCATCTGCGATCTCGATTTCTTCAAGCGCATCAACGACAACTATGGTCACCAAGCAGGTGACGACGCGTTGGTTAGTTTCGCGTCGCATTTGAAGCGTCATGCGTTGCCCGGCGACATCGCGGCTCGCTATGGTGGCGAAGAATTTGTGTTGGTCTGCGGACACTGTGACATGAAAACGGCCGCGCAACGCGCCGAGGCCATCCGCCAAGAGGTTGCTTCGACCGCACAGCCTTCGTTGGGAGGCAAAAATCTGAACGCCAGCTTTGGCGTCACCGAGTTGCAAGAAGGCGATACGCCGGAGTCGATGCTCAACCGCGCCGACCGCGCCCTGCTGCAGGCGAAAGAGCTGGGACGCAACATGGTGATCCAGCTCGGATCGGGTCGCGATGCCCCCGAAAAACGAGAGCGGCGAAATTGGTGGTCGGCGCTATTCGCACATCGTTCGCCAGACGCGCTGGTCGAGCGAACTATGACGACGCGAGCGCCCCTGAAAATGGTCTGGGAAAAGCTCCGCGGCTTTTTAACCGATCATGTCGCGGAAGTCGTTGATACCAGCGAGCAACAATTAACGCTTGCTTTTGACGGTGACACCTTTGGCATTACGCGGCGGAATTCCGATCGAGGGGCCGCACTAGTCATGTCGATTCGTCCGCGCGAACAGCAGGACGAACGTGGAATGACCAGCACGGTGATTGAAGTCTCGGTGGCGCCGCGCCGCAGTCGTGATCGCCGTCGTAGCGATGCGTTGCAGCGTGCTCGTCAGTTGATGGCCAGCTTGCAATCCTATCTGATGGTGCACGATTTTAGCGAAGGCGTCGTCGGCGCAGAAAAAGAGGCGCCGACCCTTTGGGATCGCGTGGCGGCGAAATTTAAAAAACCTCCGACGGACGATCGGCGATAA
- a CDS encoding fumarylacetoacetate hydrolase family protein, giving the protein MRLVTYQSEAGPRAAVARGDDFIDLHHTDHTLPTDMKSLLALGDVARDKVLAAREHGDPIPPGSRILTPIVNPQKVICVGLNYADHAKETGATVGDEPIIFNKFSSALIADHDEIHLPPESSQVDYEAELVVAIGTAGKHIPQGEAMSHVGGYCCGNDISARDWQKGKPGKQWLLGKTFDTFAPLGPVLYTPDEIADPNNLAIRCRLNGELMQESSTSQLIFKIDFLISYLSNVVMLQPGDLIFTGTPHGVGVARNPQVFLQPGDQVEVEIEGLGLLTNRVAIR; this is encoded by the coding sequence ATGCGTTTGGTCACTTATCAAAGCGAAGCAGGTCCCCGTGCGGCGGTTGCCCGCGGCGACGATTTTATCGATCTTCACCATACCGATCACACGCTGCCGACTGATATGAAGTCGCTGCTAGCGCTGGGTGACGTAGCTCGCGACAAGGTTCTCGCCGCGCGAGAGCATGGCGATCCGATCCCGCCGGGATCGCGTATTTTGACCCCGATCGTTAACCCGCAAAAAGTGATTTGCGTCGGTTTGAACTACGCCGATCATGCCAAAGAGACTGGCGCCACCGTTGGGGATGAGCCGATAATTTTCAACAAATTCTCGTCGGCCTTGATCGCTGACCATGACGAGATCCATCTCCCCCCCGAAAGCAGTCAGGTCGACTACGAAGCGGAACTGGTCGTCGCGATTGGGACCGCCGGCAAACATATCCCGCAGGGAGAAGCGATGAGCCATGTCGGCGGCTATTGCTGCGGCAACGATATCTCCGCTCGCGACTGGCAAAAAGGGAAGCCCGGCAAGCAATGGTTGTTGGGAAAAACGTTTGATACGTTCGCGCCGCTAGGGCCGGTATTATACACGCCGGATGAAATTGCCGATCCGAATAACCTCGCGATTCGCTGCCGTTTGAACGGCGAGTTGATGCAAGAATCGTCGACGAGCCAACTGATTTTCAAAATCGACTTTCTGATTTCATATCTGTCGAACGTGGTGATGTTACAGCCGGGAGACCTGATTTTTACCGGCACTCCGCATGGAGTCGGCGTTGCGCGTAATCCGCAGGTTTTTCTGCAACCCGGCGATCAGGTCGAAGTCGAGATCGAAGGGCTTGGCTTGCTGACCAACCGTGTAGCGATCCGCTAG